DNA from Desulfitibacter sp. BRH_c19:
ATTGTACTGGCCATTGTCTTAAGGTAGATCTAAGTTCTACGTCCTCGTCACCATCCTCATCAGCCTCTTCTTCAAACATTCTACTCATTGTTCCTGGGCAGCCACAGGGAATTTTGTGTTTATCCTTTGGCTCATTCTTTTCCTCTAATTTACGTAAGTGTTCTTTTACGGCTTCCTCATCATACTCATCTGCATGTCTTTCTACAATTTCAATGGCATCTAATGGACATTCTCCCAGACAATCACCAATTCCGTCACATAGCTTATCTTCTAATAGTTTCGCCTTGCCATTAATTATTTGGATTGCTCCTTCATGGCAAGCAGGGATGCAAGCTCCACACCCATTACATTTATCTTCGTTAATAGTAACTATTCTTCTAATCATTTTATATCTCCCCTTCTTTTATCGTTGAATTTATCTTTATCTTTGAGTTTATTATACTCAAAAGATACTAGCAACTCTGTGATATTAGTCACAGTATAGCAACTTTTCTTAATTTTTTAATTTCATTCTGACACATCGCAGTTTTAACTGTTACTTTAGATTAACACAAAATACTCACAAATCACAAAATTAAAATTCTAGAAAAATTAATTCTTGACAATTAACTATATCCGAATATATAATCTAAAAAACAAGAGCACAATGTTGTGCTACATATCAAGGACAAAGACGTCCACAAATTCGGGTGAAGATGCCTGTAGATTTGTGGGCGTTTTTTTGTTTTTTAAGAGGATCCTCAACAAAAAACTTTTAAACTTTAAATGGAGGGATTATTTATGTTAAGAAATATTAGAATCATATTCATGGCTTTGCTGCTAGTTCTTTTACTATCTAGTTTTGGTGTTGCAGAAACGGGAGAAATTGATGAAACGAAAGTTGCGTTAGATACCATGTTTGTACTATTTGCCGCTTTCCTGGTGTTTTTCATGCATGCAGGCTTTACGATGCTTGAATGCGGATTTACTCAAGCAAAAAATACTGTAAATATTCTTATGAAAAATGTTTCTACTATTTCAATAGGTACTTTATGTTACTTTCTTGTAGGTTTTGGATTAATGTTTGGCTCAAGCAAATATGGCTTTTTTGGAAGTGACGGTTATGCTCTTGTTTTTAAAGGAGATGTTGATTTCGGAATACCTACCTTGGCTTTCTGGTTTTTTCAGGCAGTTTTTGCAGCTACAGCTGCAACTATAGTATCTGGTGCAGTAGCTGAAAGAGCTAAGTTTAGTACTTACATTCTTTTTACAATCATAATTACATCTATTATATACCCTGTGGTGGGTCACTGGACCTGGGGTGGAGGTTGGTTAGATTCATTAGGATTTGTTGATTTTGCAGGATCTACTATTGTCCACAGCGTTGGTGGTTGGGCAGCCCTTGTTGGAGCATTTCTTTTAGGACCTCGTATTGGCAAATACACAGCTTCTGGGAAGGTAAATCCTATTCCTGGTCACAATATTCCCCTTGGAACATTGGGAGTTTTATTCTTATGGTTTGGCTGGTTTGGATTTAACCCTGGAAGCACTTTAAGTCCTTTTGATCCAGATCTTGCCTTGGTTGCTGCAAACACTCTCATTGCAGGGGCTACTGGAACAGTAAGTGCACTTTTATTTACCTGGATAAGATACAAAAAACCAGACATTACTTTAACACTAAACGGCACTCTAGCTGGTTTAGTTGGCATTACAGCAGGTGCTCAGGCTCTTTCATTCGTAGGTGCTTTATTTACTGGTATCATTGCAGGTGTTATACTTGTAGTAGCAGTTGAACTATTTGATCAAATATTAAAGATAGATGATCCGGTTGGTGCTATATCAGTTCACGGAGTATGTGGTGCTTTTGGAACAATTGCAGTAGGTTTGTTTGCTGTAGATGGCGGCCTATTATATTCAGGTTCCTTCTCTCTTCTTGGAGTTCAAATAGTGGGTGTTCTTGCAGTTATGGCTTGGAGTATAACAGTTGCATTTATTGCATTTAAAATTCTTGGAGCATTTATTGGATTAAGAGTATCTGAAGCAGAAGAAGTCGAGGGTCTGGATGTTAACGAGCACGGCGTTGAGGCATATAACAATCTTGTGAGTAAATCAGCATATGCAGCCGGTATTGTGCCGGATATTAGTAATCAACCAATAGTAGTTAAATCTAACTAAGGGGTGAGATAAAAATGAAAAGAATAGATTGTATTATTCGACCTACAAAAATAGAAGATGTTAAAGAAAGTCTAAATAAGATTGGTGTTAATGGAATGACAGTTAGCCAAGTACTTGGTTATGGTATGCAAAAGGGACATAAGCATTCATATAGAGGAAATGAATATAATGTTAATCTCCTACCTAAAATAATGGTGTCTATCGTAATTGATGACGAAATGTTAGATAGTGCTATAGATAGTATAATAGAAGGCTCTAGAACAGGTGAAATTGGCGATGGAAAGATATTTATCTATAATGTTGAGGAAGCTATAAGAATTAGAACTGGAGAAAAAGGCAAAGAAGCATTATAATAGGCGACAGGGGGAATAACCCCTGTCACTTTTTATTTAAGATTTCAATAAAGGAGTTGGTTAAAGAAAATGACATATAAAGGTGTTATTTTTGACCTTGATGGAACTATATTGAATTCTACTAAATTAAACATTGATTCGTTTCATCATGCCTGTGAAATTCATCTTGGGAGGAGACTTGATGAAAAAGAACTTTTAAAATTGTATGGCAAACCTCTCATAGAACAAATGAATCATTTTTGCCCCGAAAAAGCAAATGATATGCTTATAGCTTATAGAG
Protein-coding regions in this window:
- a CDS encoding ammonium transporter — its product is MFVLFAAFLVFFMHAGFTMLECGFTQAKNTVNILMKNVSTISIGTLCYFLVGFGLMFGSSKYGFFGSDGYALVFKGDVDFGIPTLAFWFFQAVFAATAATIVSGAVAERAKFSTYILFTIIITSIIYPVVGHWTWGGGWLDSLGFVDFAGSTIVHSVGGWAALVGAFLLGPRIGKYTASGKVNPIPGHNIPLGTLGVLFLWFGWFGFNPGSTLSPFDPDLALVAANTLIAGATGTVSALLFTWIRYKKPDITLTLNGTLAGLVGITAGAQALSFVGALFTGIIAGVILVVAVELFDQILKIDDPVGAISVHGVCGAFGTIAVGLFAVDGGLLYSGSFSLLGVQIVGVLAVMAWSITVAFIAFKILGAFIGLRVSEAEEVEGLDVNEHGVEAYNNLVSKSAYAAGIVPDISNQPIVVKSN
- a CDS encoding transcriptional regulator, with the translated sequence MKRIDCIIRPTKIEDVKESLNKIGVNGMTVSQVLGYGMQKGHKHSYRGNEYNVNLLPKIMVSIVIDDEMLDSAIDSIIEGSRTGEIGDGKIFIYNVEEAIRIRTGEKGKEAL